In the genome of Calothrix sp. PCC 6303, the window CAGCTTATCAGCATAGGCAATATCTGTTTTACTAACTTGGCGAATTCCTTCACAATGTACCTGTTGACGGTTAACACGTTCGCCAAATGCTAAAGATGCCAAAATTGTGATTTTATCCGCTGCATCCCACCCATCCACATCTGCTGTGGGATCTGCTTCTGCGTAACCTAACTTTTGAGCATCAGCTAATACATCATCAAAACTACTACCTACGGTTTGCATCTGGGTCAAAATGTAGTTTGTAGTGCCATTTACTATCCCCATCACCGCAGTAATCCGGTTCACGCTCAAAGACTGCTTCAATGGTTGAATGATGGGAATCCCCCCACATACCGAAGCTTCCACCATCACATACACCCCGGCTTGATTTGCAGCGGTAAAAATCTCATCCCCAAACCGGGAAATCACCGCTTTATTTGCTGTCACCACATGTTTTCCATTGTGGATTGCCTTCAGCATCAATTCCCTAGCTGGTTCCAATCCCCCCATCACCTCAACAATAATATCTATCTCTGGATCATTGACAATTGAATCTAAATCTGTAGTAAGTACTCCATCAACCAATTTTACAGCCCTGGGTAATTCAAGCGATCGCACTCCCACCCGACGAATCTCCACCTCCCTCAACAACGGATGACGACCAGAATAATCCTGTAAAAGTTCAACCGTACCAGTCCCAACAGTTCCTAAACCTAATATTCCTAATTTAATTCCCACTGTAATTGCACCAATTATAGAACTTGAATTATTCGACTTTAATATACAAAATAATGATATTTCCGAAAACTCACATTTCACGCCATCACAACAAAACAATTATAAGCCTACAAGACATGTACATATCTCTAGCCATTTTTGTTAGGAGATTTACTTATTTCCTGTTCCCTTTTAGACAAACATTTATGTCGTAAGGGACATGTCCACTGGCATATAAGGAACGGGAATTTAATAACGTGCAATTTTGCTAGACAATGAAATGGTGCGTTACGCTCCGCTTACACACCCTACTTTTGTACTTTATTTAATCCAGGCTTCTAAAAGAAAGCAAAATCTTCCAGCAAAACAATTGTAGGGGCGTAATATATTACACCCCTACATAGTCACTAAATATTATTTAGCAAAATCTTAAATTCCAAGTTTTAGATACTTCGATTCATCATCCCAAATCTAAAACCAACCTGAGAGAGTAGGGAAAGCATGAAAAAACAAAATTTGGATCACAAGGGTTTCCCCCCACAAAAATCCTAATATGTCTCAACGTGCCAACGACCAGCTCTCTTAATTTCCTTCTGGTAATCACTCCAAGTTACACCATCTTTAGCCGCAGCAATAGTTAGTGCTGCATCAATACCATCTTCCATACCCCGTAAACCGCAAATATAAGTATGAGTTTTCTCATTCTTAATCAAGTTCCACAGTTCATCAGCATGTTCAGCTACACGATCTTGGATGTACATTCTGCCACCCTGAGCGTTTTTCTGTTCACGGCTAATGGCATTAGTCAAACGGAAGTTATTGGGATAACGACTCTCGATTTCTTCCAACTCTTCTTTATAGAGAATGTTCGCTGATGTGGGAATCCCGAAGATCAACCAAGCAAAACCTTTGAACTGATAATCTGGATTAGCAGCCCTTTCATTATCTTTGAACATCCGCCACAAGTAAGTCCGCATTGGCGCAATACCTGTACCAGTTGCCATCATAATCACGTTAGCTTCTGGATCATCAGGTAACAACATTTCCTTCCCAACTGGTCCAGTGATTTTCACCTCATCACCTGGTTTTAAATTACACAGGTAAGTTGAACAAACACCATAAACAGTCTCGCCGCTTTCTGGGTGCTTGTATTCCAACTGACGAACACACAACGATACAGTTTTATCGTTCATGTCATCGCCGTGACGAGTTGAACCAATTGAATAAAGTCTCAGCTTCTCAGGCTTGCCGTTCTTGTCTAAACCAGGAGGGATAATACCAATACTTTGACCTTCAAGGTATCTTAAATCACCACCTTCCAAATTAAACTTGAGGTGCTGAACCAAACCAATTCCACCCTCTTTCACCAAAGCTTCATTGGAAATACACTTACCAACAAAAGGAGCATTGGGACGATAAATATTTACGGGAACATCAGCATGTTTAGCTTTCGCTTGAGTCATGGTATTGCCTTCTTTAGTCTTCTTGGGCTTTTGCTCAGCTGGCTTTGCGGCAATGCCTTCTCCACCACTGTTAGCTGTTTCAGGTGTAGCTGTTCCATTACCCTGATTGTTAGCAATTCCATTCCCGTTATTTTGCTCAAATGCCTCAACGGTCTGAATACTAACAATTTTACCGCCTTGACGAGCGACACGCCGCATTTCTTGATTCATGCGGTTGTAAGGCACCCTGAGAAATACGCTGCCACTTTTGCGAATTGAGTAGTTTGCAACTGCGCTTTCTTGACTTTGACGCAGACCCACCACTTCGTAAACGAAGATACGGCTACTTGATGCCGCACTAGCAGCACCTTCAACAGCACCTTGATTGTTCATTCGCTTTACCACTCCGATATCTACTTAACCGTTACCTAAAAAACTTTCCCAATATTCCGCTAACTATTGAACAGTTAGCATTTTGGGAAAACAGCATCATTATCATAAATGCCTTTTTTATCCACTCGCCAAAGACATGCAGGTATTACAAAAGAACACACCTGTTCACCTTCTAAAGTAGATGATAAGTCTGTTGGAGAATGTTAATAATGAGTCAATTTAAACTTTTTTTCGTGAAAGCCTTCCCCCGCAAGAGATATAAATATCCATAATTTACGAAGGAAGCGTCAATTGATGACGTGTACATAACTGCAAAGCGCTCCTAGAAGCCCGACCTCAGCAGTTGTTCCGAATTTACGAGTTTATGATCGCTCACCTGTTTCCCTGCATTTCCTTAGAGCTACTTCTACAACTCCGACCGAAGAACATTTTTGACTTGACTACTTCCTAAGTGCAGTGACTTCCACAGCAAAAGATAAGTCCAAGTAATCTATATTCTCATGAATTAGGGATAGTAGTAACCACAATATTAAGTTTTACTTGATGTGAAAAATCTGTCAACTACTATGATTTGCCCCTGATGGAATTGAATATTCAGTAGATCTTAAGTAATTCCAGCTAATTGGCAGAGTAGGTCAGCTAATGCTTGAGGTTGGTCTAATTCATGATCTAGTGAGGGAATTTGGAGCTAAACATTATACCTGATTAATCGCAAATTATTTTTATAGTATCGTCAAGAAAAATGCTCAATTTTTGAATTTTGATTAGGGTTTGTAATCTGTTCCACTTAGCAATAAACCTAAGTAAGATTATTGGGTTTGAATAATTCTTCCTCAAGGTAAGCCTTGAATAGAGCACACCGTTCTGTTAAAATTCTTTATAACACTAGGACTAAATACTCAGCAGCAATAATTAAAATCATACTGGCGGGTAAAAATTACAACTTTAATGTTTACCCGTCAATGCTTTATGGTGCTGTTGAAGCTAAAGCGAATATAGAACTAACCCAGAGGGTAATGTTCTGATTCAAATCTGTTGTGGAAAAGAAATATTGATTGACTAACTAATTAGTATTTAGAGGAATCTTATGACGAGCAAGCCGGAACGCGTGGTATTGATTGGAGTTGCTGGAGACTCTGGGTGCGGAAAATCTACATTTTTGCGTCGCCTGATTGATTTATTTGGCGAAGAGTTCATGACAGTTATTTGTCTTGATGACTATCATTGTCTTGATCGCAAACAACGCAAAGAGACAGGAATCACAGCTCTTGACCCCAGAGCAAATAACTTTGACCTCATGTATGAGCAAATCAAAGCTCTCAAAGAAGGTCAATCGATCATGAAACCGATCTACAACCACGAAACCGGTGCTATTGACCCCGCAGAATTAATTAAACCAAACCACATTATTGTTGTTGAAGGTCTACATCCTTTATATGATGAGCGTGTACGTGGATTAATAGACTTTAGTGTTTATTTTGATATCAGTGACGAAGTTAAAATTGCTTGGAAAGTTCAGCGTGACATGGCAGAACGCGGTCACAGTTATGACGATGTTCTCCAAGCAATTAACTCTCGCAAACCCGATTTTGAGAAATATATTGAACCTCAACGGGAATTCGCAGACGTTGTTCTTCAGGTACTACCTACCAACTTAATCAAAGACGATAAAGAACGTAAAGTTCTCCGCGTCCGGATGCTTCAGCGTGAAGACAAAGCTGGTTTTGAACCAGCCTACCTATTTGATCAAGGATCAACCATTAACTGGACTCCTTGTGGACGTAAATTAACTTGTTCTTACCCTGGAATGCAGTTACACTACGGTTCTGATGTCTACTATGGACGTTACGTTTCCGTACTTGAAGTTGATGGTCAATTCGATAACTTAGAAGAAGTGATTTATATTGAAAGTCACCTCA includes:
- a CDS encoding homoserine dehydrogenase gives rise to the protein MGIKLGILGLGTVGTGTVELLQDYSGRHPLLREVEIRRVGVRSLELPRAVKLVDGVLTTDLDSIVNDPEIDIIVEVMGGLEPARELMLKAIHNGKHVVTANKAVISRFGDEIFTAANQAGVYVMVEASVCGGIPIIQPLKQSLSVNRITAVMGIVNGTTNYILTQMQTVGSSFDDVLADAQKLGYAEADPTADVDGWDAADKITILASLAFGERVNRQQVHCEGIRQVSKTDIAYADKLGFVIKLLAIAKTNDSLLSVRVHPTLVPKIHPLASVNGVYNAVLVEGEPLGQVMFFGPGAGAGPTASAVSSDILNLVARLKTELAESKTRNSSSVNLDPLFACLHEGFAEICPISELVTRFYARFLTQDESGVIGKLGTCFGKFGVSLESIVQTGFQGERAEIVVVTHNVREGNFRQALAEIEAMSEIYSIPSLLRVL
- the petH gene encoding ferredoxin--NADP reductase, with the protein product MNNQGAVEGAASAASSSRIFVYEVVGLRQSQESAVANYSIRKSGSVFLRVPYNRMNQEMRRVARQGGKIVSIQTVEAFEQNNGNGIANNQGNGTATPETANSGGEGIAAKPAEQKPKKTKEGNTMTQAKAKHADVPVNIYRPNAPFVGKCISNEALVKEGGIGLVQHLKFNLEGGDLRYLEGQSIGIIPPGLDKNGKPEKLRLYSIGSTRHGDDMNDKTVSLCVRQLEYKHPESGETVYGVCSTYLCNLKPGDEVKITGPVGKEMLLPDDPEANVIMMATGTGIAPMRTYLWRMFKDNERAANPDYQFKGFAWLIFGIPTSANILYKEELEEIESRYPNNFRLTNAISREQKNAQGGRMYIQDRVAEHADELWNLIKNEKTHTYICGLRGMEDGIDAALTIAAAKDGVTWSDYQKEIKRAGRWHVETY
- a CDS encoding phosphoribulokinase, with protein sequence MTSKPERVVLIGVAGDSGCGKSTFLRRLIDLFGEEFMTVICLDDYHCLDRKQRKETGITALDPRANNFDLMYEQIKALKEGQSIMKPIYNHETGAIDPAELIKPNHIIVVEGLHPLYDERVRGLIDFSVYFDISDEVKIAWKVQRDMAERGHSYDDVLQAINSRKPDFEKYIEPQREFADVVLQVLPTNLIKDDKERKVLRVRMLQREDKAGFEPAYLFDQGSTINWTPCGRKLTCSYPGMQLHYGSDVYYGRYVSVLEVDGQFDNLEEVIYIESHLSKTSTKYEGEMTHLLLQHREYPGSNNGTGLFQVLTGLKMRATYEQLTSQEAKMAVEV